A window of the Serratia sarumanii genome harbors these coding sequences:
- a CDS encoding glyoxalase — MGPQYDTTHVYVERGKMDAFVDSILKTFGGTSTERVLVNVTPTPSETYSQLILTPAGSFSVFDFKTPIPHPFGAERNGFLVRDMDAAIRQARAAGADVQVAPFDDPIGRDAVIQWPGGVNMQLYWHTKAPNYKPLLSVPENRLYLSAYRVDDFLKSYQAFSHATVVSDEQVSDTAIGRSDSGKIRQIELDSRFGKTRIFVTDGHLPYPFGHERTGYGVDDLPATLAKATASGAQVLWRSTAAERRTSALVRFPGGYIAEIHQTAK; from the coding sequence GTGGGGCCGCAATATGACACCACCCATGTCTACGTCGAACGCGGCAAAATGGATGCCTTTGTCGACAGCATCCTGAAAACCTTCGGCGGCACCAGCACCGAACGCGTGCTGGTCAACGTCACGCCCACGCCGAGCGAAACCTACTCCCAGCTGATACTGACGCCGGCCGGCAGCTTCTCGGTGTTCGATTTCAAAACGCCGATCCCACACCCGTTCGGCGCCGAGCGCAACGGTTTTCTGGTCAGGGATATGGACGCCGCCATCCGCCAGGCCAGGGCCGCCGGTGCCGATGTGCAGGTTGCGCCTTTCGACGATCCGATTGGCCGCGACGCGGTGATCCAGTGGCCCGGCGGCGTCAACATGCAGCTCTATTGGCACACCAAGGCGCCCAACTACAAGCCGCTGCTGAGCGTGCCGGAAAACCGCCTGTATCTCTCCGCCTACCGCGTCGACGATTTCCTGAAAAGCTACCAGGCGTTCTCGCACGCCACGGTGGTGAGCGACGAACAGGTCAGCGATACGGCGATCGGCCGCAGCGACAGCGGCAAGATCCGCCAGATCGAACTGGACTCGCGCTTCGGCAAAACGCGCATTTTCGTCACCGACGGGCATCTGCCTTATCCGTTCGGCCATGAGCGCACCGGCTATGGCGTCGACGATCTGCCGGCCACGCTGGCCAAAGCGACGGCCAGCGGCGCGCAGGTGCTGTGGCGCTCGACGGCAGCGGAGCGCCGCACCTCGGCGCTGGTGCGTTTCCCCGGCGGCTACATCGCCGAAATCCACCAGACGGCTAAATAA
- a CDS encoding alginate export family protein: MMKRTLPALLLFSSLPALAAEPAASPWKNIPLGDAATLSFDGSLRERYEWTDQRDLSGGRDDTFMQRLLIGARLDYGDDFGAYVQLGSSLATPRDRGRKPTDEDHAYLGQGYVDLKLPTAYGLGTLRVGRQEIALGSLHLMGTRDGPNVRRSFDAIRASWAKDKNRLDAFIGHPVTLKTGSFDDDTDNSQKVWGLYGTTPLAALASALDLYTFGFEDNDAHYAQLSGQERRYTVGARIFGAAQGFDWDNEAAWQFGSAEQRDIRAWSASAHAGYTVSDWRWQPRFGGKIGIASGDKNGHDGQLNTFNAMYPKLPYLTENGLVAPANLIAIHPSVTITPWQTLSIDFSWDALWRQRREDAFYLGPMRPVKGSEQGSRFIGNQYQVETTWTLRSDLQFKVAYVYFDVGHSLQQHAGLKNMNFVLAQGTYCF; this comes from the coding sequence ATGATGAAACGCACGCTTCCCGCACTGTTGCTGTTCTCCTCGCTCCCCGCCCTGGCGGCGGAACCCGCCGCTTCCCCCTGGAAAAACATCCCGTTGGGCGATGCGGCCACCCTGTCTTTCGACGGTTCACTGCGCGAGCGCTATGAATGGACGGATCAACGCGATCTGAGCGGCGGACGCGACGACACCTTCATGCAGCGCCTGCTGATTGGCGCGCGCCTCGACTATGGCGACGACTTTGGCGCCTATGTCCAGTTGGGATCGTCACTGGCCACGCCGCGCGATCGCGGGCGCAAGCCGACCGATGAAGATCATGCCTATCTCGGCCAGGGCTATGTGGACTTAAAACTGCCCACCGCCTACGGCCTCGGCACCCTGCGGGTCGGCCGCCAGGAGATTGCGCTGGGTTCGCTGCACCTGATGGGCACCCGCGACGGCCCCAACGTGCGTCGTTCTTTCGACGCCATCCGCGCCAGCTGGGCCAAGGATAAAAACCGCCTCGACGCCTTTATCGGCCACCCCGTCACCCTCAAAACCGGCAGTTTCGACGACGATACCGACAACAGCCAAAAGGTGTGGGGGCTGTACGGCACCACGCCGCTGGCCGCGCTGGCTTCCGCGCTCGATCTCTACACCTTCGGCTTTGAGGATAACGATGCCCACTACGCGCAGCTCAGCGGGCAAGAGCGGCGCTATACCGTCGGCGCACGCATTTTCGGCGCGGCGCAGGGATTCGACTGGGACAATGAGGCCGCCTGGCAGTTCGGCAGCGCAGAACAGCGTGACATCCGCGCCTGGTCGGCGTCGGCGCACGCCGGGTATACGGTGAGCGACTGGCGCTGGCAACCGCGCTTCGGCGGCAAGATTGGCATCGCCAGCGGCGATAAAAACGGTCACGATGGGCAGCTCAATACTTTTAACGCCATGTACCCCAAGCTGCCCTACCTGACCGAGAACGGGCTGGTGGCGCCGGCTAACCTGATCGCCATCCACCCTTCGGTCACGATTACGCCGTGGCAAACCCTGTCCATCGATTTCAGCTGGGACGCGCTATGGCGGCAACGCCGCGAGGATGCCTTCTACCTCGGGCCGATGCGCCCGGTGAAAGGCAGCGAGCAAGGCTCGCGCTTTATCGGCAACCAGTATCAGGTCGAAACCACCTGGACGCTGCGCAGCGATCTCCAGTTCAAGGTAGCCTATGTCTACTTCGACGTCGGCCACAGCCTGCAGCAGCATGCCGGGCTGAAAAACATGAACTTCGTGCTGGCGCAGGGCACCTACTGCTTTTAA
- a CDS encoding serralysin family metalloprotease: MSLATDKISDYLTDYERVDREGSSKPSYATEEVSDLLLRSHYSANGKGVTDHAAALTYSFPVYTDSDKPGSAQLTAAQQAQTKLSLQSWSDVANITFTEVKGTDAKSADIKFGFYKAASGGNYTSYESTQNDLKSTIWISGNKGYDASNPQTNNYARDTLTHEIGHALGLSHPGNYDASNATYPTYTNSAKYYEDDHQYSLMSYFSEQNTGADYKGVWPSGPQLDDITAIQKLYGANTTTRTGDTTYGFNSNTDRDFLSVKTSTDKIVAAIWDAGGNDTLDFSGYNQDQRININEGSFSDVGGLKANIAIAYGAQIENIIGGSGADILVGNALNNTLKGGAGNDIIYGAGGADQLWGNAGADTFVFRAVGDSQAAAPDWIRDFQTAVDKIDLSWLNQTVKAEGGELHFVDNLSGSLYEAALNYDSQQNVTDLAINLSGHNQPDFLVKIVGHVDASADILV; encoded by the coding sequence ATGTCATTAGCTACCGATAAAATCTCAGATTATTTAACCGATTATGAAAGAGTCGATCGCGAGGGAAGCAGCAAACCGTCATACGCCACAGAGGAGGTTTCAGATCTGTTGCTGAGGAGCCATTATTCCGCCAATGGCAAAGGCGTGACCGACCATGCGGCAGCATTAACCTACTCTTTCCCCGTGTATACCGACAGCGATAAGCCAGGATCCGCACAGCTTACCGCCGCCCAACAGGCCCAAACCAAGCTTTCATTGCAGTCCTGGTCGGACGTGGCCAATATCACCTTCACCGAGGTCAAAGGCACCGATGCCAAAAGCGCTGATATAAAGTTTGGTTTTTATAAGGCGGCCAGCGGGGGCAATTACACCTCCTATGAAAGTACGCAAAACGACCTGAAAAGCACCATCTGGATCAGCGGCAACAAAGGCTACGACGCTTCGAATCCGCAGACCAATAACTATGCCAGGGATACGCTCACCCATGAAATAGGGCATGCGCTCGGGCTCTCCCACCCCGGAAACTATGATGCCTCCAACGCGACTTACCCCACCTACACCAACTCGGCGAAGTATTATGAAGACGATCATCAATATTCTTTAATGAGCTATTTTAGTGAACAAAACACCGGCGCCGACTATAAAGGCGTTTGGCCATCGGGGCCGCAGCTGGATGATATTACCGCCATACAGAAACTGTACGGCGCGAATACCACCACGCGCACCGGCGATACCACCTATGGTTTCAACTCGAATACGGACAGAGACTTTTTGAGCGTTAAGACGTCCACGGACAAAATCGTGGCGGCTATCTGGGATGCCGGCGGCAATGACACGCTGGATTTTTCAGGCTACAACCAAGATCAACGAATCAACATTAACGAAGGCTCATTCTCAGATGTGGGCGGCTTGAAGGCGAATATCGCCATCGCCTACGGCGCGCAGATTGAAAATATCATCGGCGGCAGCGGCGCCGACATTTTAGTGGGCAACGCACTGAACAATACGCTAAAAGGCGGTGCAGGCAACGACATCATTTACGGTGCCGGCGGCGCCGATCAGCTCTGGGGCAATGCAGGCGCGGACACCTTTGTCTTCCGCGCAGTCGGCGACAGCCAAGCCGCCGCGCCGGACTGGATCCGTGATTTCCAAACGGCGGTGGATAAAATCGATCTGTCGTGGCTCAACCAGACGGTTAAGGCCGAGGGGGGCGAGTTGCACTTCGTCGATAATTTAAGCGGCTCGCTGTATGAAGCGGCGCTGAATTATGACTCGCAGCAGAATGTCACCGATCTGGCGATCAATCTCTCCGGCCATAACCAGCCTGATTTCCTGGTTAAAATCGTTGGGCATGTCGACGCTTCCGCCGATATTCTCGTCTAG
- a CDS encoding NAD(P)H-dependent flavin oxidoreductase yields MTAPSAFARELGLRYPIVQGPMNGASPPALAVAVSNAGALGSCAAALFSPAVILERVQQIRAQTAAPFNINLFLLDEQHPDLAELKRAQHLLRPFREALGLSEPPIPTQFAENNRDQIAALLEAAPPVASFTFGVLPRATVTQFKKAGSRVIGTATTVAEARAWEEAGADFVCVSGSEAGGHRPTFLGDIEQSCIGLVALLPQVVAAVKIPVIAAGGIMNGRGIAAARLLGAQAAQLGTAFLCSPESGIAEAWRAALSNAGDDSTRLTRAFSGRPARGIVNDFMRQMRAEEAQILPYPVQNALTGDIRQAAAKAGRGEFMSLWAGQGVGLARPMPAAELVATLAAELEAV; encoded by the coding sequence ATGACGGCACCTTCTGCTTTTGCCCGCGAGCTTGGGCTGCGCTATCCGATCGTTCAGGGGCCGATGAACGGCGCGTCGCCGCCGGCGTTGGCGGTAGCGGTGAGCAACGCCGGGGCGCTGGGCTCGTGCGCGGCGGCGCTGTTTTCACCGGCGGTGATCCTCGAACGGGTGCAGCAGATCCGCGCGCAGACCGCCGCGCCGTTCAACATCAACCTGTTTCTGCTCGACGAGCAGCATCCAGATCTTGCCGAGCTCAAGCGCGCCCAGCACCTGCTGCGGCCGTTCCGCGAAGCGCTGGGGCTGAGCGAGCCGCCGATCCCCACCCAATTCGCCGAAAACAACCGTGACCAGATCGCGGCCTTGCTGGAGGCGGCGCCGCCGGTGGCCAGCTTCACCTTCGGCGTGCTGCCGCGCGCCACGGTCACGCAGTTCAAGAAAGCCGGGTCGCGGGTGATCGGCACCGCCACCACGGTGGCGGAAGCCCGCGCCTGGGAAGAGGCGGGCGCCGACTTCGTTTGCGTCTCTGGCTCGGAGGCGGGCGGCCACCGCCCGACTTTCCTTGGCGATATCGAGCAATCCTGCATTGGCCTGGTGGCCCTGCTGCCGCAGGTGGTGGCGGCGGTGAAGATCCCGGTGATCGCCGCGGGCGGTATCATGAACGGGCGTGGCATCGCGGCGGCGCGCTTGCTGGGCGCGCAGGCGGCGCAGCTGGGCACCGCGTTCCTGTGCAGCCCGGAGTCGGGCATCGCCGAAGCCTGGCGGGCGGCGCTGAGCAACGCCGGCGATGACAGCACGCGCCTGACGCGCGCCTTCAGCGGCCGCCCGGCGCGTGGCATCGTCAATGATTTCATGCGGCAGATGCGCGCGGAAGAGGCGCAGATCCTGCCTTATCCGGTGCAGAACGCGCTCACCGGCGATATCCGCCAGGCGGCGGCCAAGGCCGGGCGCGGAGAGTTTATGTCGCTGTGGGCCGGGCAGGGCGTGGGCCTGGCGCGGCCGATGCCGGCGGCGGAGCTGGTCGCCACCCTGGCGGCGGAGCTGGAGGCGGTGTGA
- a CDS encoding MFS transporter, which translates to MAEQTDNKAAAGGFAPLKIPLFAVLWGATVLGNVGSFMRDVASSWLITDLSSNPSAVALMQTAATLPVFLLAIPAGVLSDILDRRRFLIFVQILLACVSGSLLLLSQTGALTVEYLLALTFVGGIGAALMGPTWQAIVPELVPRTELKNAVALNSLGINIARSIGPAAGGLLLASFGAGAAYGADVMSYVLVIAALLWWKRPKAEDSGLSEHFFGAFRAGLRYARSSRELHVVLLRAAVFFAFSSSVWALLPLVARRMLGGSAGFYGVLLGAVGAGAILGAIALPRLRQRLNADGLVLLAAVLTAGVMAALSLAPPQWLAVVLLLVLGAGWIIALTTLNGAAQGVLPNWVRGRGLAIYLMVFNGAMAAGSLLWGLVAQELGVAATLLVGGVGLLAAGLLFHRLRLPTGEADLQPSNHWPEPLVNTPVENDRGPVMIQVEYRIREQDRPQFLHTLLMLERARRRDGAYAWGITEHTGDPECIMEWFLVESWAEHLRQHQRVSHADADLQQEALRFHIGPEKPVVHHFLSLDRHQVKH; encoded by the coding sequence ATGGCTGAACAGACGGACAACAAGGCGGCGGCGGGCGGCTTCGCGCCGCTGAAAATCCCCTTATTTGCGGTGCTGTGGGGTGCCACGGTGCTCGGCAACGTCGGCAGCTTTATGCGCGACGTCGCCAGCTCGTGGCTGATCACCGATCTGTCGAGCAACCCCTCGGCGGTGGCGCTGATGCAGACCGCCGCCACGCTGCCGGTGTTCCTGCTGGCGATCCCGGCCGGGGTACTGTCGGACATTCTCGATCGGCGGCGCTTTCTGATCTTCGTGCAAATTCTGCTGGCCTGCGTCAGCGGCAGCCTGTTGCTGCTGTCGCAGACCGGTGCGTTGACGGTGGAATACCTGCTGGCGCTGACCTTTGTCGGCGGCATCGGCGCGGCGCTGATGGGGCCGACCTGGCAGGCGATCGTGCCGGAGCTGGTGCCGCGCACCGAGCTGAAAAACGCCGTGGCGCTGAATTCGCTGGGCATCAACATCGCCCGCTCCATCGGCCCGGCGGCCGGCGGCCTGCTGCTGGCCAGCTTCGGCGCCGGCGCGGCCTACGGTGCGGACGTGATGAGCTATGTGCTGGTGATCGCGGCGCTGCTGTGGTGGAAGCGGCCGAAGGCTGAGGACAGCGGCCTGTCGGAACATTTCTTCGGCGCCTTCCGCGCCGGGCTGCGCTATGCCCGTTCCAGCCGCGAACTGCACGTGGTGCTACTGCGGGCGGCGGTGTTCTTCGCCTTCTCCAGCTCGGTCTGGGCGCTGCTGCCACTGGTGGCGCGCCGCATGCTGGGCGGCAGCGCCGGTTTTTACGGCGTGCTGCTGGGGGCGGTAGGCGCCGGGGCGATCCTCGGGGCGATCGCGCTGCCGCGCCTGCGCCAGCGGCTGAATGCCGACGGGCTGGTGTTGCTGGCGGCGGTGCTGACCGCCGGGGTGATGGCGGCCCTGTCGCTGGCGCCGCCGCAGTGGCTGGCAGTGGTGCTGCTGTTGGTGCTGGGCGCAGGCTGGATTATCGCGCTGACCACGCTCAACGGCGCGGCGCAGGGCGTGCTGCCCAACTGGGTGCGCGGCCGCGGCCTGGCCATCTACCTGATGGTGTTCAACGGCGCAATGGCGGCGGGCAGCCTGCTGTGGGGGCTGGTGGCGCAGGAGCTGGGCGTGGCCGCCACGCTGCTGGTCGGCGGCGTCGGCCTGTTGGCGGCGGGGCTGCTGTTCCATCGCCTGCGGCTGCCGACCGGCGAAGCCGATCTGCAGCCGTCGAACCATTGGCCGGAGCCGTTGGTCAACACGCCGGTCGAGAACGATCGTGGCCCGGTAATGATTCAGGTGGAGTATCGCATCCGCGAACAGGATCGGCCGCAGTTCTTGCACACGCTGCTGATGCTGGAGCGGGCGCGCCGCCGCGACGGCGCTTACGCCTGGGGCATCACCGAGCACACCGGCGATCCGGAATGCATTATGGAGTGGTTCCTGGTGGAGTCCTGGGCGGAGCACCTGCGCCAGCACCAGCGGGTGTCGCACGCCGACGCCGATCTGCAGCAGGAGGCGCTGCGCTTCCACATCGGGCCGGAGAAACCGGTGGTGCATCACTTCCTGTCGCTCGACCGGCATCAGGTGAAGCATTAA
- a CDS encoding DoxX family protein yields the protein MNLTAIAARCAQRLHAPAVRWVLLLAICAAYIQGGLVKALNVEGAVAEMTHFGLQPAALFAVLVTLLELAASALILSGFYRWLGALALAGFTLMATLMANPFWQFDGAERGQMMNGFFEHLGLAGALLLVAFNDLKERTDG from the coding sequence ATGAACCTGACTGCTATCGCCGCCCGCTGCGCGCAGCGGCTGCATGCGCCAGCGGTGCGCTGGGTGCTGCTGCTCGCCATTTGCGCCGCCTATATTCAGGGCGGATTGGTCAAGGCGCTGAACGTCGAAGGCGCGGTTGCCGAGATGACCCACTTCGGCCTGCAGCCGGCGGCGCTGTTCGCCGTGCTGGTGACGCTGCTGGAACTGGCGGCGTCGGCGCTGATCCTGAGCGGCTTTTACCGCTGGCTCGGCGCGTTGGCGCTGGCCGGTTTCACCCTGATGGCGACGCTGATGGCCAATCCGTTCTGGCAGTTCGACGGGGCGGAACGCGGCCAGATGATGAATGGATTTTTTGAACACCTCGGGCTGGCCGGCGCGCTGTTGCTGGTGGCATTTAACGATTTGAAGGAGCGAACGGATGGCTGA
- a CDS encoding alpha/beta fold hydrolase — translation MSILTAPDGARIFYKDWGRGQPILFSHGWPLSADAWDNQLLFFGQSGFRVIAHDRRGHGRSDQTWHGNDINQYADDLALLIETLDLRDLILVGHAIGGGEVARYIGRHGSDRVAKVVLVGAVPPLMLQTPVNPEGAPMAAFDGIRSGVAGNRSQFFKDLAVPFYGLHCDEVESNAGLIDHFWLMGMQGGMKGQYDGVSAFSEVDFTADLLAIDRPTLLVHGDADRIVPIGASALKAAKLMQQAELNVYADGAHGLAQVDPDRFNADLLAFIQNSPF, via the coding sequence ATGAGCATTCTCACCGCGCCCGATGGCGCGCGCATTTTCTATAAGGATTGGGGCCGCGGCCAGCCGATCCTGTTCTCCCACGGTTGGCCGCTGTCCGCCGATGCCTGGGACAACCAACTGCTGTTTTTCGGCCAGAGCGGATTCCGCGTGATCGCCCACGATCGCCGCGGCCACGGCCGTTCGGATCAGACCTGGCACGGCAACGACATCAACCAATACGCCGACGATCTGGCCCTGCTGATCGAAACGCTGGATCTGCGCGATCTGATCCTGGTCGGCCACGCCATCGGCGGCGGCGAAGTGGCGCGCTACATCGGCCGCCACGGCAGCGATCGGGTGGCGAAGGTGGTGCTGGTGGGCGCCGTGCCGCCGCTGATGCTGCAAACGCCGGTCAACCCGGAAGGCGCACCGATGGCGGCCTTCGACGGCATTCGCAGCGGCGTGGCGGGCAACCGCTCGCAGTTCTTCAAAGATCTGGCGGTGCCGTTCTACGGTCTCCACTGCGACGAGGTGGAGAGCAATGCGGGGCTAATCGACCACTTCTGGCTGATGGGCATGCAGGGCGGCATGAAAGGGCAGTACGACGGCGTGAGCGCATTCTCCGAAGTGGACTTCACCGCCGATCTGCTGGCGATCGACAGGCCGACGCTGTTGGTACACGGCGACGCCGATCGGATCGTGCCGATCGGCGCCTCGGCGCTGAAAGCCGCTAAGCTTATGCAACAGGCGGAGCTGAATGTTTACGCCGACGGCGCTCACGGCTTGGCGCAGGTCGATCCCGATCGCTTCAACGCCGATCTGCTGGCCTTTATCCAGAATTCGCCGTTCTAA
- a CDS encoding MFS transporter → MSDSVAASPIHARDLAARIDALPASAGLWRFIILLSLGGFFELYDLFQTGYISTGLIADGIFHTGAQGVFGVSDQAAFASATFLGLFVGASLLSPYADRFGRRATFMFALIWYGAFSLLLAFQQQAEWVIFLRFLVGVGLGIELVTIDTYLTEWVPAHLRTRAFAFAFFVQFLSVPAVALMSWWLVPQTIWGLSGWRYVVIAGALASLVIWLVRKGLPESPRWLVQQRRYAQARQVMRDMERRCGVTAVDFPSRPVDDAEGAPLRGRFRDIWAPQYRDRTLMLVVMNFFQAIGFFGFGNWLPALLSGKGASVTHSLLYAFFITLAYPLGSLLCSFYADKMENKWQIVLSCLVTVVFGSLFALQNNPLWLILCGFFITWSNAWLTYSYHSYQSEIFPTHIRARAVGFCYSFSRLSTVFSSIIIGIILQYGGSLGVIAFIVASMLIVMLVIGLFGPKTRGIDLENI, encoded by the coding sequence GTGAGTGACTCTGTAGCGGCGTCGCCGATCCATGCGCGGGATTTGGCGGCCAGAATCGACGCCTTGCCCGCGTCGGCCGGCCTGTGGCGCTTTATCATTCTGCTGTCGCTGGGCGGCTTTTTCGAACTCTACGATCTTTTCCAGACCGGTTATATCAGCACCGGCCTTATCGCCGACGGCATTTTCCACACCGGCGCGCAGGGCGTCTTCGGCGTATCGGACCAGGCGGCCTTCGCCTCCGCCACCTTTCTTGGCCTGTTCGTCGGCGCCAGCCTGCTGAGCCCGTACGCCGATCGCTTCGGCCGCCGCGCCACATTTATGTTCGCCTTGATCTGGTATGGCGCCTTCTCGCTGCTGCTGGCGTTTCAACAGCAGGCGGAGTGGGTGATCTTTCTGCGCTTTCTGGTGGGCGTCGGGCTCGGCATCGAGCTGGTGACCATCGACACCTATCTGACGGAGTGGGTGCCTGCGCATCTGCGCACCCGGGCTTTCGCCTTCGCGTTCTTCGTGCAGTTCCTGTCGGTGCCGGCGGTGGCGCTGATGTCCTGGTGGCTGGTGCCGCAGACCATTTGGGGCCTGAGCGGCTGGCGCTACGTGGTGATCGCCGGCGCGCTGGCATCGCTGGTGATCTGGCTGGTGCGCAAGGGGCTGCCGGAGTCGCCGCGCTGGCTGGTTCAGCAGCGGCGCTATGCGCAGGCCCGGCAGGTGATGCGGGATATGGAACGGCGCTGCGGCGTGACGGCCGTAGACTTCCCGTCGCGCCCGGTGGACGATGCTGAGGGGGCGCCGCTGCGCGGCCGCTTTCGCGACATCTGGGCGCCGCAGTATCGCGATCGCACGCTGATGCTGGTGGTGATGAATTTCTTTCAGGCCATCGGCTTCTTCGGCTTCGGCAACTGGCTGCCGGCGCTGCTGTCGGGCAAGGGCGCATCGGTCACCCACAGCCTGCTGTACGCTTTCTTCATCACGCTGGCCTACCCGCTGGGCTCGCTGCTGTGCAGCTTCTACGCCGACAAGATGGAGAATAAGTGGCAGATCGTGTTGTCTTGCCTGGTGACGGTGGTCTTCGGCTCGCTGTTCGCGCTGCAGAACAACCCGCTGTGGCTGATCCTGTGCGGCTTCTTCATCACCTGGTCCAACGCCTGGCTGACCTACAGCTACCACTCGTATCAATCCGAGATCTTCCCGACCCATATTCGCGCCCGCGCCGTCGGTTTCTGCTACTCCTTCAGCCGGCTGTCGACGGTGTTCAGCAGCATCATCATCGGCATTATCCTGCAGTACGGCGGCTCGCTGGGGGTGATCGCGTTTATCGTCGCCAGCATGCTGATCGTGATGCTGGTGATCGGGCTGTTCGGCCCGAAAACGCGCGGCATCGATCTGGAAAACATCTGA
- a CDS encoding sugar transporter has translation MEHAPVSRSTAWLRVVILAVSAFIFNTTEFIPVGLLSDIAASFSMQTEQVGLIITIYAWIVAAASLACMLLTSKIERRKLLIGVFMLFIASHVLTAVAWNFTTLVISRAGVALAHSVFWSITASLAIRVAPPGKKAQALSLLAGGTALAMVLGLPLGRVVGQLLGWRMTFIGIAVCATLALVLLWRLLPVLKSEHSGSLASVPLLFKRPALLALYMLTVIVVTAHFTAYSYIEPFIQTVAGLSENFTTLMLLLFGAAGIVGSLLFSRYSERFPSGFFIGAIALLALSLLLLLPAAGSESHLTVLCIFWGMAIMAIGLSMQAKVLSLAPDATDVAMAIFSGLYNFGIGSGALLGNQVSLHLGMGNIGFVAAPLALIALGWCLLSFYRSERLQQHPSR, from the coding sequence ATGGAACACGCTCCCGTTTCGCGCTCAACCGCCTGGTTGCGCGTGGTTATCCTCGCCGTCTCGGCCTTTATCTTCAACACCACCGAATTTATTCCGGTCGGGCTGTTGAGCGACATTGCCGCCAGCTTCTCGATGCAAACCGAACAGGTCGGCCTGATCATCACCATCTACGCCTGGATCGTCGCCGCCGCCTCGTTAGCGTGCATGCTGCTGACCAGCAAAATCGAGCGCCGCAAGCTGCTGATCGGCGTGTTCATGCTGTTTATCGCCAGCCACGTGCTGACCGCCGTGGCCTGGAACTTCACCACGCTGGTCATCTCGCGCGCCGGCGTGGCGCTGGCGCACTCGGTGTTCTGGTCGATCACCGCTTCGCTGGCGATCCGCGTGGCGCCGCCGGGCAAGAAAGCCCAGGCGTTGAGCCTGCTGGCGGGCGGCACCGCGCTGGCGATGGTGCTCGGGCTGCCGCTCGGGCGGGTGGTGGGGCAGCTGCTCGGCTGGCGCATGACCTTTATCGGCATCGCGGTGTGCGCCACCCTGGCGCTGGTGCTGCTGTGGCGCCTGCTGCCGGTGCTGAAAAGCGAGCACTCCGGTTCGCTGGCCAGCGTGCCGCTGCTGTTCAAACGCCCGGCGCTGCTGGCGCTGTACATGCTGACCGTCATCGTGGTGACGGCGCACTTCACCGCCTACAGCTACATCGAGCCGTTTATCCAGACCGTGGCCGGGCTGTCGGAGAACTTCACCACGCTGATGCTGCTGCTGTTCGGCGCCGCCGGCATCGTCGGCAGCCTGCTGTTCAGCCGCTACAGCGAGCGTTTTCCTTCCGGCTTCTTTATCGGCGCCATCGCGCTGCTGGCCTTGAGCCTGCTGCTGTTGTTGCCGGCCGCCGGCAGCGAAAGCCACCTGACGGTGCTGTGCATCTTCTGGGGCATGGCGATCATGGCCATCGGCCTGTCGATGCAGGCCAAAGTGCTGAGCCTGGCGCCGGACGCCACCGACGTGGCGATGGCGATCTTCTCCGGCCTGTACAACTTCGGCATCGGCAGCGGCGCGCTGCTGGGCAACCAGGTAAGCCTGCATTTGGGCATGGGCAACATCGGCTTCGTCGCCGCGCCGCTGGCGCTGATCGCCCTCGGCTGGTGCCTGCTGAGCTTCTACCGCAGCGAACGGCTGCAGCAGCACCCCAGCCGTTAA
- a CDS encoding aspartyl/asparaginyl beta-hydroxylase domain-containing protein, protein MSAIYDWSVLALRNVYDRRIQGKPVLDSAALFPDADRFTAQWRQIREEALTVAHDLHNIPRFHEIMIQQESISANDARDWRMFIMKAYGQPIARNLARCPTLAALISSSPDVLSASLSFLAPGKQVPPHRGPFRGILRGYLVLDMPKRADGAPAAVLKVDGREYRLHEGEFMLWDDTFEHEVWNDSPQVRTVLLLDIRRRDMPGGLRLLSSAIIALVRLNVRWMQKQF, encoded by the coding sequence ATGTCCGCAATTTATGATTGGTCCGTGCTCGCATTGCGCAATGTTTACGATCGCCGCATTCAGGGCAAGCCGGTGCTCGACAGCGCCGCGCTGTTCCCCGACGCCGACCGTTTCACCGCCCAATGGCGGCAGATCCGCGAAGAGGCGCTGACCGTCGCCCACGATCTGCACAATATTCCCCGTTTTCACGAGATCATGATCCAACAGGAGTCGATCTCCGCTAACGACGCGCGCGACTGGCGCATGTTCATCATGAAGGCCTACGGCCAGCCGATCGCCCGCAACCTGGCGCGCTGCCCGACGCTGGCGGCGCTGATCTCCTCGTCGCCGGACGTGCTGTCCGCCTCGCTCTCTTTCCTGGCGCCCGGCAAGCAGGTGCCGCCCCACCGCGGACCGTTTCGCGGCATTCTGCGCGGCTATCTGGTGCTGGACATGCCCAAACGCGCCGACGGCGCGCCGGCGGCGGTGCTGAAAGTGGACGGCCGCGAATACCGGCTGCACGAGGGGGAGTTCATGCTGTGGGACGACACCTTCGAACACGAAGTGTGGAACGACAGCCCGCAGGTGCGCACCGTGCTGCTGCTGGACATCCGCCGCCGCGACATGCCCGGCGGGCTGCGGCTGCTCTCCAGCGCCATCATCGCCCTGGTGCGGCTGAACGTGCGCTGGATGCAGAAACAGTTCTGA